CTTATAAATCTTCCTTGTTAGAGGAAAATGATAAATACTTAATGAACGactaaaatcataattttttttttctaaatcaatttaaatagcAAATAATTCCATACGGAGACAAAATGTCGCACTCCAATACACTATCATAAAATAACTTCATTGTTCTTCTTTCATCACTACTATCaattattgaaattgaaatgaCCTAAACTCTTAATCTCCAGCCTTACTGCTCATTACACTACAACCACAGCTCGATTTCtcagaaaacaaaaatcctaaaatttcaaactcaaaatcacataaattgctctaaaaagaaaaaagaaaaatcaaaatatttttttacagtattttttctctttatgttatataaaagtaaatcaTATTAACATTTGGATGCAAAAGGCAtgtctatatttttaaatagatgAGTTAGAGATTTTTATTAAGAGAGTTATTTATaagaattatttgaaataaaagatatatgtaattttaatatagatcttttatataaattattttaaattcagttATCGATGGGTCTTTTCAGAGGAAAATCACCAAAAAGAAACAACATTGGCAATAAGacctaaatttaaataatagattattattatcatttttaaccTAAAAAAGTCAATCTTGATGAATTGAGGTCGGATTTTATTCATTATAGTATCTCTTTAAAACTTTAAAGTTTTAGGTTATGAATTGAGCTCAGATTTGATTTATTATTGTATCTCCTTGATGAATTTTTTTCCGATAGACCTATCATTTatataaaccatttttttcaatttacaaataattatcttcaattttttgttagttgataaaagttttaatatcaAATGCCACATGCTTTTTTTTGGAGGATACTCCTGTCACATTCTTACTTATATACAAGAGgacaaagaaaatatgtattCCAATAAATCCTTACCAAACAATTTCGAAGTGATTAAACGTGGAGAAATGACGAGATTTACTCtcacatttataattttaataatattttgtaagtGTAAGTATTTTCCATTGttacatcttttttaatttataatattcatatcattttcaatttaaaactttaagtaataattttataaatatattcatataaaatttaacattcttatatttatttaatatgaaatttaattaatatttagattttttatattaattttttaccaTGGTacttatttagaaaaataatactaaaaatatattataattatacagAAATCAGATatcacaaaataatataaacccACGTGCAAAAAGAAAGTaggtaagaaaataaaacttgtttAGTTTTTCTTCCTCAATTATTGGCCTGGTGGAATGCTATTCATAATTACTGCATAGAAAAAACCAAAGGCCCATAActgaaaataatgataataataataaaataataaaatctgtTCTTGCATTCTACTATAGTCACGTACAAATCCAGTTTCGTCCAAACCGAGTCGGGCCCAGGACTGTCTCAAAATGCCAGGCCGACAATGAAAGAGATCCGTTTCTTTAAATtgtatgacatttttttatttgagttaaatacatctttttcacaaattatatttcatttttaaattagatatatttttattttattttaatattttataagtaaaatattttttggaaatacgaaatattatttataatatgataaaaaatatttatattaaattataatataatcattgttattaaaaatatatttaatatatttttaaaaatacagaaattaaataaatatttgattagaacataaaatataacttttaaaatagtttaaagaagaaaaactatttaatattttttattatttataaataaattaaaatttatatataattttaaaaatatgatcatgTTGGTTGTTATTTTCTCCTAATGTATTATATCTACAAATCTTCATTGTTAGTATTTAATagggaaaaatatatttaatcatgttataacaatgGTGCCACCTAAAAATATCTCATTTGGTGGCCATTATTCTGACACCAATGTCAATATGCATGTGGCCATAATTTTTATACCAGTGTTGATGGGTGTGAATTGGTGTCaggataattaattaattatacataGATATATGACATATATATTCAtcttatatttttctgttttccttTCAGTATTTGCAAAAAAATAGATATGCTAAAGTATTAATATAATGAGATTCTAACCAATAACATTTAAATAGTAAtagattaaattatatatggTAAGTGTAATTTGCCCTAAGAGGAAATTTTGTCTGCTATTATGGCCATTAAGCACGCCTTTTGGGTAGGATGACACAAGTTTTAGCTTCAACATAACTGCTTTTATAATTATACCatttaagaataatatttaatttttaaaacttaaaataataatatgtcaaatataatattatttttttacattatttcacttttaatgttttatgtttttcaaatctttagCAATAAATACTAATGtctattaatgtatttttttaagtcAACTTAGACTACATATATAatagattttcttaaaaaataagagaatttCTTAATCAATAGTTGATAATAATTATGTATTAGGACTACACCTGATTGTATGTGTTATTAGGTTTCAAATTCCATCTACTTgctaaaaatatcaaaatggtTAAGCTTTTCTCAACcacttgaaaatatttatttattaaacctAAATTGGGATCTAATATACAACTCAAAAGCATCCTTACTTACCAAATTAAGTATTCCCTTTATttgaatatactttttaaaataaaaatgaaatcatttagacgtttagaaaaagaaaaaaaaaacttatcaaCCATTACCATAATAAAAGTATCAGTATTTTATAGAGTAGATATTTCTTTCTAAATATACTAAAACATTCCACAAATATGACACACAAATACATATGTGTAAGCTACattcaaatatcaaattcagATATATGTGTTCATAAAGGAAACCATTGTAGTACATACAATAATCAAAGTAGAGATTACAATAATTAAGAAGAAACAACCAAACTTATTTTTATGAGTTACTAACAGTGAAATTGAGACATTATTACTCTCCCAATCAAAGGTTAACTGGTAGGTTTATAGTCAATGACAAGTATTTTGTCCAGATTGGAAAGTAGCAAATTTCCAAACTCAACATGAGCAGGATGATCTAAATACTCAGCAATGGCTTCTGTACTCTCAAAGGTTGATTCAAACACATGAGTGAAGCCTTGATGCAGATTTTCAACACTCACATCTTTGCCCCTACAATAAATAGTTCGCCTATCAGCTATACATATATGTTGTTCTGAAATATCTCAACTAAGCCACTAGAATGAGTTTATTTAGATGCCAATGTTTAGAAAGTTATACAGTAAAAACTCAATGACTTTGCTCAGTCTATGCAAGTTCCATCTATTGAGACCACATATAATTCTttcaacaaaatccaaaattctATTCATATAAGCCTTAATTGTGCCATTAAACTTTGTAAATTTGTCAAACATTTCGAGTGCAAACTTAAGCCTTAAACAATGTATCTTTAAGAAGCAGAACCCCTtctgtcttctttttttttacatatgtGGGTAAAATTGTCCAAAAATTACGAAAATAAACCAGTcagaaaataattacaataacaAAAATCAAAGGACCCTACAGTGCAGAAAAGGCAGAGATCTTCTGAAACCTACAATTTCACCGATGGACTATTCCAATCATCTTAGCTGTAAGATTTGTGAATACTAGAAGCATGTGCAATGGATAAGGTAGCATACCAATGGAAGGATTTCATGGGTGGAATAAGATTGACCAGGTTGGCAAAGGCATTGATGAGTTCTTCAATCTTCTCGGTAGTGACATCGTCCTGGAACTTTGCGAGCACTATGTGTTTCACTAGTCCTTTTGCTTCCTCCATTTTTACAACTACCCATTTTTCCTTCTCTCACTCTTTATGTATCTATCtcaaaaaaaaacacttttattatcataattttgaatgtttttaactgaataaattaatttaaaattttatattttgtaattaaatatttactatttaattttttttattaattaaataacataattattttcttgatttatgtAACATCTCATTAACTATTTAGAAAGTTtcacaaatttaatataataaaacaattaacaattaaaactttacatttagtaaataaatagttttacccaaaatataataatttggaaaatttataatcaaaatattcgAAGAGAATACTTAGTATAAATACATTGAAAAGAAGTTGAAGTATagaaaaaattttaaagtaaaggATAACTTGACTTAATTTTGAgtgtttttttagaaataatatgtaaatataattttttcttcttttgtgaTATGAGCTTATAGTACTATAACACACAATTTCCATGGAACCGTGCCAAAAGATACCAATCACGTTAAAATTGACTGATATGGAGAGTAGCGAATTAAATGTAATGAAAGGTCTTATTGTCTCTTTcgtaaaaaaatgaatttttttttacaaagatactttgacaaaattttaacatcatctacgtgtcattctgttaTTGGTctatgttggtgtttatgattattattattgattttcttttaagtaaagtatttttaatcatttttttatatttttctatctcttttaaTACATAcaaaaaactttatatttaataaataaatagttttacaaaaataataataatttggaaaatttataatcaaaatatataaatacattaaaaaaaagttgaagtatagaaaaaaatttaaagtaaaggATAACTTGACTTAATTTTGTGTGCCTTagaaataatatgtaaatataatttttttagttttctttttataattataagttattatatgtatattcaTCTATAATAATACAATACTTCATATTTTATGTCttgttttatttctataattatcaacatgattttttttagtttagtttatgttattttttatatctacaCTCCGAAATCGTTTGTGCGATTCTACAAAATACTATAAATTATCCtttgtaacataaaaaaaatcttacccttaacaaaaaatacataataatatcTTTCATAAACAAGATATTATTGAAATCAAACATTTTCCTCTACATCTTTATTTCACCGTTTCTAACACCTGCTCACTCTGACATTCTTCTAAACTCATACCtgtaaaagagaaaacaaatacaAGGATAAactaatattgtaaaataatcaaatcatgcaattataatttagatacaacacatttcactttaaaatcaaacaagaacctaaacatatataatcattCTAGACTTGACAAATCTAGATACAGGTATTGATGTCGAGCTACGACGAattatgcacttgtggtgatgGAACAATTATCCTCTGTCCAAGTTACCACACAAGATTAGTTCGTCAATCACCTCTATCCAAGCTCATTAAAGTCCAAATCAAAATCATCAACATCGTGCATCAAATAACCAAGCATACTCATCAAAACATATTCAACACTAAAACAATCATTTCAATTATACCAAATCAACATAACATTATTCCTCACAACATAACAAACATAAATTCATGTATCATAACACGAAATTAAGGATAAAATCAGTTTCTCTTACTTGTTAGAAGACCAGACGATCCTAAAGAACCCCAAAACCCTCTCACATATCAAAGGACATTAACTATGCCTACAAACAATGAAATCTCATGATCAAGGTATGTCATTAAGACCATTGGTCGACAATGAACTAACAAGAGAGGTTGAATCACACATGCGAGAAATCCCCTTTGCATGTGtcttaaactaaaaactaaagaaaaagaagcataAATTGACTTACTCTAAATGAAAGACTGATCGGTTGAAAGGGGAGAACTCACTGTCGTGATCTCCTAGACACCTCTTGATCGTCGAACAGATGTCTCAAGAGTTagaaatcttagagagaaaggagagagaagtCAAAGaatgagttttagagagatgacgagtgttttatataataagaagtgt
This Vigna angularis cultivar LongXiaoDou No.4 chromosome 4, ASM1680809v1, whole genome shotgun sequence DNA region includes the following protein-coding sequences:
- the LOC108321833 gene encoding stress-response A/B barrel domain-containing protein HS1, with the protein product MEEAKGLVKHIVLAKFQDDVTTEKIEELINAFANLVNLIPPMKSFHWGKDVSVENLHQGFTHVFESTFESTEAIAEYLDHPAHVEFGNLLLSNLDKILVIDYKPTS